One segment of Cervus canadensis isolate Bull #8, Minnesota chromosome 32, ASM1932006v1, whole genome shotgun sequence DNA contains the following:
- the DCUN1D3 gene encoding DCN1-like protein 3, with amino-acid sequence MGQCVTKCKNPSSTLGSKNGDRDPSSKSHGRRSASHREEQLPACGKPGGDILVNGTKKAEAAPEACQLPTSSGDAGREPKSNAEESSLQRLEELFRRYKDEREDAILEEGMERFCNDLCVDPTEFRVLLLAWKFQAATMCKFTRKEFFDGCKAISADSIDGICARFPSLLTEAKQEDKFKDLYRFTFQFGLDSEEGQRSLHREIAIALWKLVFTQNNPPVLDQWLNFLTENPSGIKGISRDTWNMFLNFTQVIGPDLSNYSEDEAWPSLFDTFVEWEMERRKREGEGRGALSSGPEGLCPEEQT; translated from the exons ATGGGCCAGTGTGTCACCAAGTGTAAGAATCCCTCATCAACTCTGGGTAGCAAGAATGGAGACCGTGACCCCAGCAGCAAGTCACATGGTAGGCGGAGTGCAAGCCACCGTGAGGAACAGCTGCCCGCCTGTGGCAAGCCAGGTGGAGATATCCTTGTCAATGGGACCAAGAAGGCAGAGGCTGCTCCTGAGGCCTGCCAGCTGCCAACATCCTCCGGAGATGCTGGGAGGGAGCCCAAGTCAAATGCCGAGGAGTCGTCTCTGCAGAGGCTGGAAGAACTGTTCAGGCGCTATAAGGATGAACGGGAGGATGCAAttttggaggaaggcatggagcGCTTTTGCAATGATCTATGTGTGGACCCCACGGAATTTCGAGTGCTGCTTTTGGCTTGGAAGTTCCAGGCTGCTACCATGTGCAAATTCACCAG GAAGGAATTTTTTGACGGCTGCAAAGCAATAAGTGCAGACAGCATTGATGGGATCTGTGCACGGTTCCCTAGCCTCTTAACAGAAGCCAAACAAGAGGATAAATTCAAGGATCTCTACCGGTTTACATTTCAGTTTGGCCTGGACTCTGAAGAAGGGCAGCGGTCACTGCATCGAGAAATAGCCATTGCCCTGTGGAAACTCGTCTTTACCCAGAACAATCCCCCGGTATTGGACCAATGGCTAAACTTCCTAACAGAGAACCCCTCGGGGATCAAGGGCATCTCCAGGGACACTTGGAATATGTTCCTTAACTTCACTCAGGTGATTGGCCCTGACCTCAGCAACTACAGCGAAGATGAGGCCTGGCCAAGTCTCTTCGATACCTTTGTGGAGTGGGAAATGGAGCgaaggaaaagagaaggggaagggagaggtgcACTCAGCTCAGGGCCCGAGGGCTTGTGTCCCGAGGAGCAGACTTAG